A region of Thermococcus barossii DNA encodes the following proteins:
- a CDS encoding pyrolysin has translation MKKILSAAVSLLMLFSLVAVLGPPSASAKPLTDYNVLVLKNSDAWGSPSVENTLTNMGIPYDVMTSAELQNRTTQNLIDAYDMIIIVSDQSQDFYDEIGPQMGKLEDYVRAGRVLEIHAANWGWGGGVWTTPLPRDVTLTKSYSRRDYVIANNTTLASSYASHAYLNNLPADAEIITVQAPSGTPEYGRPSTAVYTLGNGRVFVTGLTIEYSVARKGPEWEAFYREMILNNLGYSQVVPTPEAPAQKGINVMLFNFYYYIQYHRNLDRYNTLYGEALDGGLDNETLGLATIQNDTAADYYANASQYGPVVANFPRIYIFIDLRKAALHQKQAVGILEEGMADW, from the coding sequence ATGAAAAAAATTTTGAGCGCAGCGGTATCGCTGCTCATGCTTTTCAGTCTGGTGGCAGTGCTGGGGCCCCCGTCGGCTTCCGCAAAGCCCCTGACGGATTACAACGTGCTGGTTCTAAAGAACTCTGACGCCTGGGGTTCTCCCAGCGTTGAAAACACGCTCACGAACATGGGCATCCCCTACGACGTTATGACAAGCGCTGAACTTCAGAACAGAACAACCCAGAACCTAATAGATGCGTACGACATGATTATCATTGTAAGCGACCAGTCCCAGGACTTTTATGACGAGATAGGGCCACAGATGGGCAAGCTGGAGGATTACGTAAGGGCAGGAAGGGTCCTCGAAATCCACGCCGCCAACTGGGGCTGGGGCGGTGGAGTGTGGACGACACCCCTGCCCAGGGACGTGACGCTGACCAAGAGCTACTCGCGCAGGGATTACGTTATCGCCAACAACACGACCCTCGCCAGCAGCTACGCAAGCCACGCCTACCTCAACAACCTTCCCGCAGACGCGGAGATAATCACAGTTCAGGCACCATCGGGAACTCCCGAATACGGCAGGCCGAGCACTGCAGTCTACACCCTCGGAAACGGCAGGGTGTTTGTAACAGGCCTTACCATCGAATACAGCGTCGCAAGAAAGGGGCCCGAATGGGAGGCGTTCTACAGGGAGATGATACTGAACAACCTGGGTTACTCCCAAGTGGTTCCCACACCTGAGGCACCGGCTCAAAAGGGAATAAACGTGATGTTATTCAACTTCTACTACTACATCCAGTACCACAGGAACCTCGACAGATACAACACCCTCTACGGGGAGGCCCTCGATGGGGGGCTGGACAACGAAACCCTCGGTCTGGCGACGATACAGAACGACACAGCCGCTGACTACTACGCCAACGCGAGCCAGTACGGGCCAGTTGTTGCGAACTTCCCGAGGATCTACATCTTCATAGACCTGAGAAAGGCGGCGCTTCACCAGAAGCAGGCAGTAGGAATACTTGAAGAGGGAATGGCCGACTGGTGA
- a CDS encoding biotin transporter BioY yields the protein MNGRDVAFTALFAALTAVGAQISIPIGPVPITLQVLVVLLSGLVLGARLGFLSQLVYVVMGAVGLPVFAGFQGGFAILYGPTGGYIAAFPIAAFIAGYVAEKTGKKSGMLGGSLVGVGVIYLLGWLRLGLFLGGDFQKAFLLGVMPFLPVDAIKAGVAVLIADRVRKAIEIG from the coding sequence ATGAACGGCAGAGATGTGGCATTCACGGCGCTCTTTGCGGCCCTAACCGCGGTCGGTGCCCAGATAAGCATACCCATAGGTCCGGTTCCGATAACGCTTCAGGTTCTGGTCGTTCTCCTGAGCGGGCTCGTCCTCGGGGCGAGGCTCGGCTTTCTGAGCCAGCTCGTTTACGTGGTCATGGGTGCCGTGGGGCTCCCGGTGTTCGCCGGTTTTCAGGGCGGGTTTGCGATACTCTACGGGCCAACGGGAGGATACATAGCAGCGTTTCCAATAGCGGCGTTCATAGCGGGGTATGTGGCCGAAAAAACTGGAAAGAAAAGCGGTATGCTCGGGGGCTCCCTGGTCGGGGTCGGGGTAATATACCTCCTCGGCTGGCTGAGGCTCGGCCTTTTCCTTGGGGGAGACTTTCAGAAGGCCTTCCTCCTTGGGGTGATGCCGTTCCTGCCCGTTGATGCAATAAAAGCTGGAGTGGCGGTTTTGATAGCAGACAGGGTCAGAAAAGCAATAGAAATAGGGTGA